From the genome of Rhodobacteraceae bacterium Araon29, one region includes:
- the tsaE gene encoding tRNA (adenosine(37)-N6)-threonylcarbamoyltransferase complex ATPase subunit type 1 TsaE, producing MTHNPLKITLKSEQETASLAHRLSHHLAPGDVMLLSGEIGAGKSYFARSLIQFSQEIAEDVPSPTFTLVQTYNTRIGEIWHADLYRLGATDEIIELGLADAFQEAICLVEWPEILGSLTPSGALTITFKTTPKPGHRQLEFSWADASWADRLAGFG from the coding sequence ATGACCCATAATCCTTTGAAAATTACACTAAAGTCAGAACAGGAAACCGCCAGTTTGGCGCATCGGTTGAGCCATCATCTGGCGCCCGGCGATGTGATGTTGCTCAGCGGTGAAATCGGTGCGGGTAAGAGTTATTTTGCACGATCTTTGATCCAATTTTCTCAGGAAATTGCAGAGGATGTGCCCTCTCCTACATTTACTTTAGTGCAAACCTACAACACCCGAATTGGCGAAATATGGCACGCTGATCTGTACCGGCTTGGTGCGACTGATGAAATTATCGAACTGGGTTTAGCTGATGCTTTTCAAGAGGCGATTTGTCTGGTGGAATGGCCCGAAATTCTGGGTAGTCTTACCCCAAGTGGCGCACTGACCATCACGTTCAAAACCACACCAAAACCAGGTCACCGTCAACTTGAATTCAGTTGGGCCGACGCATCCTGGGCGGATCGGCTTGCAGGATTTGGCTAA
- a CDS encoding ActS/PrrB/RegB family redox-sensitive histidine kinase: MTDTTLNLLFQQKRGNWIRLRTLILLRWIAIAGQVIAIFTAIQLYNLQLELGLCLLAIGVSVGGNLLAMYSFPETKRLSEFENTMMILFDLLQLSFLLFLTGGLHNPFSILLLAPVAVAANVLQLRSLLILGGTAIALVTILANYHLPLHTDQGFILRIPDIFVFGNWAAIVIALVFLSVYSRRVNNEMNVMGEAVVATQMALAREQKLTDLGGVVAAAAHELGTPLATIKLASSELMEELSDRPELCEDAELIREQADRCRDILQSMGRAGKDDLHLHSAPFSEVIREAAEPHQDRGIDIEMGSQIDDLSRLAQPLVLRRPEIIHGLRNMVQNAVDFAQSQVWIETIWTTTHVKVRIMDDGPGYPLHVIGRIGDPFMRDKRTENDDPKRPAYEGMGLGLFIAKTLLERTGAELYFSNCSQLEILDDSKGVPTGASVEISWQRSDIEQTNGALGENKQIKA, from the coding sequence ATGACAGATACAACACTTAACCTGTTGTTCCAGCAAAAGCGTGGAAACTGGATTCGGCTGCGGACATTGATTTTGCTACGCTGGATTGCGATTGCCGGACAGGTCATCGCGATTTTCACTGCGATCCAGCTTTATAATTTACAACTTGAATTGGGGCTTTGCCTTTTGGCGATTGGTGTATCCGTTGGCGGTAACCTACTGGCAATGTATAGTTTCCCGGAAACCAAACGGTTATCAGAATTTGAAAATACAATGATGATCCTGTTTGATCTTTTGCAACTTAGTTTTCTGCTTTTTTTGACTGGAGGGTTGCATAATCCCTTTAGTATTTTGCTGCTGGCACCGGTGGCTGTGGCGGCAAATGTGCTACAACTTAGATCTTTGCTGATTTTGGGGGGCACGGCCATTGCTTTGGTGACAATCTTGGCCAACTATCACCTTCCACTGCACACCGATCAGGGGTTTATTTTGCGCATTCCTGATATTTTTGTGTTTGGAAACTGGGCTGCAATAGTTATCGCATTGGTGTTTTTAAGTGTCTATTCACGCCGCGTAAACAACGAAATGAACGTCATGGGCGAAGCCGTGGTGGCTACTCAAATGGCGCTGGCACGTGAGCAAAAGCTGACCGATTTGGGCGGCGTGGTGGCAGCCGCTGCCCATGAGTTGGGCACGCCTTTGGCCACCATTAAACTGGCCAGTTCAGAGCTGATGGAAGAATTATCTGATCGGCCAGAACTTTGCGAAGATGCGGAATTGATCCGCGAACAGGCGGATCGTTGCCGCGATATCCTACAGTCAATGGGCAGGGCCGGCAAAGATGACTTGCATTTGCATAGCGCCCCGTTCAGTGAAGTCATTCGCGAGGCCGCCGAGCCCCATCAAGACCGCGGTATTGATATTGAAATGGGGTCTCAGATTGATGATTTATCACGCCTTGCACAACCTTTGGTACTGCGGCGACCCGAAATCATTCATGGGCTTCGCAATATGGTGCAAAATGCCGTGGACTTTGCGCAATCACAGGTCTGGATCGAAACCATTTGGACCACAACGCACGTAAAGGTTCGAATCATGGATGATGGACCAGGCTATCCGTTGCATGTCATTGGGCGCATAGGGGATCCCTTTATGCGAGATAAAAGAACAGAAAATGATGACCCAAAACGACCCGCCTATGAAGGCATGGGTTTGGGGCTTTTCATTGCCAAAACTTTGCTGGAAAGAACCGGTGCTGAGCTTTATTTTTCGAACTGCTCCCAGCTTGAGATTTTGGATGACAGCAAAGGTGTGCCGACAGGCGCTAGTGTTGAAATTTCATGGCAACGAAGCGATATAGAACAGACCAACGGCGCGTTGGGTGAAAACAAGCAGATCAAAGCATAG
- a CDS encoding SCO family protein, translated as MLRFLSILAAAAVVCLLLVTWIASLGVWPFADRSGDQFASCRSSAVAGGVGQIGGPFSLLDSGGKTVTDADVITAPSLVYFGYTFCPDVCPMDTIRNAEAVDMLEENGKITTPVFISIDPKRDTPEVVGDYAEAIHPRMIGLTGTADQVKAASRAYRTYYKAHDGDDEYYLVDHSTMTYLVLPEHGVVEFFRRDVGPEALAAKAACFIDKS; from the coding sequence ATGCTCCGTTTTTTAAGCATACTTGCCGCCGCAGCTGTGGTTTGTCTATTGCTGGTCACTTGGATCGCTAGTCTTGGGGTATGGCCCTTCGCGGACCGCTCGGGAGATCAATTTGCCAGTTGTCGCAGCAGCGCGGTTGCTGGTGGTGTTGGCCAGATCGGTGGCCCGTTTAGCCTGCTTGATAGCGGTGGAAAAACCGTCACTGATGCAGATGTCATTACCGCGCCATCTCTGGTGTATTTCGGATATACTTTTTGTCCGGACGTTTGCCCGATGGATACGATACGGAATGCAGAAGCCGTTGATATGCTTGAAGAAAACGGTAAAATCACCACTCCTGTGTTTATTTCAATAGATCCCAAGCGGGATACGCCTGAGGTGGTCGGTGACTATGCCGAGGCGATCCATCCGCGTATGATTGGACTGACAGGAACGGCCGATCAGGTCAAAGCCGCTAGTCGGGCGTATCGCACCTATTACAAAGCCCACGATGGTGATGATGAGTACTATCTTGTAGATCATTCAACCATGACCTATCTGGTGCTACCCGAGCATGGGGTGGTCGAATTTTTTCGCCGCGACGTGGGCCCCGAGGCGCTTGCGGCAAAAGCGGCATGCTTTATTGATAAATCATAA
- a CDS encoding ActR/PrrA/RegA family redox response regulator transcription factor — protein sequence MSEKNLQELGPDPSLLLVDDDEPFLRRLAKAMEKRGFSVETAGSVAAGRAISTARPPAYAVIDLRLEDGNGLDVVEVLRTKRPDCRVVVLTGYGAIATAVAAVKIGATDYLSKPADATDITNALLASGDDLPPPPENPMSADRVRWEHIQRVYELCDRNVSETARRLNMHRRTLQRILAKRSPR from the coding sequence GTGTCAGAGAAAAATCTACAAGAGTTAGGTCCTGATCCTTCACTGCTGCTGGTAGATGATGACGAGCCGTTTCTGCGCCGCTTGGCTAAAGCCATGGAAAAGCGTGGTTTTTCGGTTGAAACTGCCGGCTCTGTTGCGGCAGGTCGGGCGATTTCAACAGCGCGGCCACCTGCCTATGCGGTGATTGATCTACGCTTGGAAGATGGCAATGGTTTGGATGTGGTTGAAGTGTTGCGCACCAAGCGACCGGATTGCCGCGTTGTGGTGCTGACAGGCTATGGCGCTATTGCCACGGCAGTGGCTGCGGTGAAAATCGGCGCGACTGATTACCTTAGCAAACCGGCCGATGCGACCGATATCACCAATGCGCTTTTGGCCAGTGGTGATGACCTGCCGCCGCCGCCAGAAAACCCAATGAGCGCGGACCGCGTGCGGTGGGAACATATCCAGAGGGTCTATGAGCTGTGTGATCGCAATGTGTCCGAAACCGCACGCCGGCTCAACATGCACCGCCGCACATTACAGCGCATATTGGCCAAACGCAGCCCTCGGTAA
- a CDS encoding tetratricopeptide repeat protein: MTSSINESVTKAKKSLKARKPASAEAADRKPSDMFLTNDRANEANKNTEASRSSNKLANLESPTEELKALVTLYKSGKVEDAVAGAEAMLAVFPNSSDILNLLGTANSVLHRYDLAIETYRRILKIDPKNALVYNNMGNAFRGKGDLETAIDCYQKALKINPSDVNSHNNLGVALTEVENFDDALKYLWKSLKIQPGNANTHCKIGTTLVKKGELDQAIQSFEKALEIDPNLLEAHNNMGVAFDSKGALKAAIASYDKTIAIDPLNVTAHFDKALLLLKLQDFKAGWPMYEYRWKKSKFNSVPIVTSRPKWRLGDQNRVLVWGEQGLGDEVMFASLITDLYAACSHLIIRADKRLIPIFKRSFPADIEYYTNAETVSEKSHDAHIAAGSLPKYFRQTLASYETAAQGYLSADKAKTAVLRDKLLGDEDEILIGLSWHSTSNRMFAQKRRIPLGQLATMFHATNVKFVSLQYGNVTAEINQVKKEHGIDVAQVAEIDNFHDIDGLAALISACDRIISIDNVTVHLAGALGKATDALLPRVNSWRWGLDPNNSYWYRSVRLRRQTEREDWGEVLAQFS, translated from the coding sequence ATGACGTCATCAATTAACGAATCTGTCACCAAAGCAAAAAAATCACTTAAGGCAAGAAAACCGGCAAGCGCAGAGGCAGCTGATCGGAAGCCCTCGGATATGTTTCTGACGAACGATAGGGCCAATGAGGCTAATAAAAATACGGAAGCGAGCCGTTCTTCAAACAAGCTGGCAAACCTTGAATCACCAACAGAAGAATTAAAAGCACTGGTCACTCTTTATAAGAGCGGAAAAGTTGAAGATGCTGTGGCAGGAGCCGAAGCCATGCTCGCAGTTTTTCCAAATTCTTCCGATATTCTAAATTTATTGGGTACCGCCAATTCCGTTCTACACCGGTATGATCTTGCAATAGAAACCTATCGAAGAATTCTCAAAATAGATCCTAAAAATGCTCTAGTTTATAACAATATGGGAAATGCTTTTAGAGGGAAGGGCGATCTTGAAACTGCGATTGATTGTTATCAGAAAGCGCTAAAGATCAACCCCTCCGATGTGAATTCTCATAATAACCTTGGGGTCGCTTTGACGGAAGTTGAGAATTTTGATGATGCCTTGAAATATCTGTGGAAATCTCTCAAGATTCAGCCAGGAAATGCTAACACTCATTGCAAAATTGGCACCACCTTGGTGAAAAAAGGAGAACTCGATCAAGCCATTCAAAGCTTTGAAAAGGCCCTAGAGATCGACCCGAACCTATTGGAAGCCCACAACAATATGGGAGTCGCCTTTGACAGTAAAGGTGCGCTCAAGGCAGCCATCGCCAGTTATGATAAAACAATTGCGATTGATCCTTTGAATGTAACCGCACATTTCGATAAGGCATTATTGCTTCTAAAGCTGCAGGATTTTAAAGCCGGTTGGCCAATGTATGAATATCGATGGAAAAAATCGAAATTTAATTCTGTACCAATTGTCACGAGCAGGCCCAAGTGGCGCTTGGGTGATCAAAACCGGGTATTAGTCTGGGGCGAGCAGGGTCTTGGCGATGAGGTCATGTTTGCCTCTTTGATTACCGACCTTTATGCTGCCTGCTCGCACCTGATTATCAGAGCAGATAAGCGTCTGATCCCCATATTCAAACGCTCCTTTCCGGCGGATATTGAGTATTATACCAACGCCGAAACGGTTTCGGAAAAGTCGCATGACGCCCATATCGCTGCTGGATCGCTGCCAAAATACTTCCGTCAAACCCTTGCCAGTTATGAAACGGCGGCTCAGGGATATCTATCTGCAGATAAGGCAAAAACGGCTGTTTTGCGGGACAAACTATTGGGAGACGAGGATGAAATCCTGATTGGTCTAAGCTGGCATTCAACGTCTAATAGAATGTTTGCACAAAAACGCAGGATCCCTTTGGGTCAGCTTGCCACTATGTTTCATGCCACCAACGTCAAGTTTGTTAGCTTGCAATACGGCAATGTGACCGCTGAAATTAATCAGGTGAAAAAAGAACATGGTATCGACGTCGCACAAGTGGCCGAGATCGACAATTTTCACGATATCGATGGTTTGGCGGCTTTAATTTCTGCCTGCGATCGAATTATATCAATTGATAATGTCACGGTACATTTGGCAGGTGCGCTTGGAAAGGCCACTGATGCGTTGTTGCCCCGCGTAAACAGTTGGCGTTGGGGGCTCGATCCAAACAACAGTTATTGGTATCGATCCGTCCGACTGCGCCGCCAAACCGAACGTGAAGATTGGGGCGAGGTTTTGGCACAATTTTCATAG
- a CDS encoding LysR family transcriptional regulator, giving the protein MDWRTIPSLSALRAFEAMARLGGFSAAARELNVTHAAIAQHIRYLEDFLTVKLAFREGRGMRLTASGRALSKALKDGFQTIATGIQTLQEDRDQQPLRITLTPAFAENWLMPRLGEFWAAHPDIELSLNPSTKVIDLTSNGFDLAIRFGKGDWPDLQVERLVGAGFMIIGSPEMIKSLSSHNAEDLTSAPWLLERQYTEPELILKMQGLELGKSKITRFSSNSLVLAAARSGLGLAVQAESLAENDIKSGQLACVQRIHSENHGYYLVSAKTKPTVKLMTFVAWLKRSL; this is encoded by the coding sequence ATGGATTGGAGAACGATACCCTCGCTATCGGCCTTGCGCGCCTTTGAGGCCATGGCGCGATTAGGTGGCTTTTCAGCGGCGGCGCGTGAATTGAACGTAACCCATGCTGCAATAGCGCAGCACATCCGGTATTTGGAAGATTTTCTAACGGTTAAGCTGGCGTTCCGCGAAGGGCGCGGGATGCGCCTGACCGCCAGCGGCCGCGCACTTTCCAAAGCGCTAAAAGACGGTTTTCAGACCATCGCCACCGGCATTCAAACCTTACAAGAAGATCGCGATCAGCAACCACTTCGGATCACCCTCACCCCCGCATTTGCGGAAAATTGGCTGATGCCGCGACTTGGTGAATTTTGGGCAGCCCACCCAGATATCGAGTTATCACTTAACCCATCAACAAAGGTGATCGACCTTACTTCGAATGGCTTCGATTTGGCCATTCGCTTTGGCAAAGGTGACTGGCCCGATCTACAGGTGGAAAGATTGGTCGGCGCAGGCTTTATGATTATTGGCAGTCCGGAAATGATAAAAAGCCTGTCGTCGCACAATGCAGAGGATCTTACGTCAGCGCCTTGGCTGCTAGAAAGGCAATACACTGAACCTGAACTTATCTTGAAAATGCAAGGGTTAGAGCTTGGGAAGTCAAAAATCACTCGATTTTCCTCCAACTCTTTGGTTCTTGCCGCAGCGCGGTCGGGCCTGGGCCTTGCTGTGCAAGCAGAATCCCTTGCAGAAAATGATATAAAGTCTGGCCAATTGGCCTGTGTGCAGCGCATTCATAGCGAAAATCATGGCTATTATCTGGTTTCAGCAAAAACCAAACCCACAGTCAAACTGATGACCTTTGTTGCGTGGCTTAAGCGCAGCCTCTAA
- a CDS encoding glyoxalase: MKFTRAGLILNTENYRECVHFYGTILGLEFMFKIDRKGEKLTTFNMGGVYLMIETGGTAQDGGKSEATCPTKLRFNVSDIQATGADLRQKGIQATVIDHRWGTTAEFFDPDGNRCALRSEKGFGQ, encoded by the coding sequence ATGAAATTTACCAGAGCAGGTCTTATTCTTAACACCGAAAATTACCGAGAATGTGTTCATTTTTACGGCACTATTTTGGGCTTGGAATTCATGTTTAAGATTGATCGCAAAGGTGAAAAACTTACCACTTTTAATATGGGCGGCGTCTATTTGATGATCGAAACCGGGGGCACTGCACAGGACGGTGGGAAATCAGAGGCCACATGCCCAACCAAGTTGCGGTTCAACGTCTCTGATATCCAAGCTACCGGCGCAGATTTGCGGCAAAAAGGTATTCAGGCCACGGTCATTGACCACAGGTGGGGCACGACAGCAGAATTTTTTGATCCCGACGGCAACAGATGCGCTTTGCGATCAGAAAAGGGGTTTGGACAGTAA
- a CDS encoding GNAT family N-acetyltransferase produces MSQINIRAAIPADADALAALLNQIIKKGGTTAHLNPFDGPRLLNHYLAPPLAISCTVAEVGGTIAGFQSLEWSDPNWPGPDSLPADWALIASFVHADFQGRGIGKALFTKTLAAAQSAGARCIDAAIRADNQGGLAFYTSLGFSDYSRLRDIPLSDGTLVDRVRKKRDVSG; encoded by the coding sequence ATGAGCCAAATCAATATCCGTGCAGCCATCCCAGCAGATGCGGACGCGCTTGCCGCGCTGCTGAACCAGATTATCAAAAAGGGCGGTACCACCGCCCATTTAAACCCCTTTGATGGGCCGCGCCTGCTAAACCATTATCTTGCGCCACCTTTGGCCATCAGTTGCACAGTGGCCGAGGTCGGCGGAACCATTGCCGGGTTTCAATCGCTAGAGTGGAGCGACCCAAACTGGCCCGGGCCAGACAGCTTACCCGCCGACTGGGCCTTGATCGCCAGCTTTGTGCATGCAGATTTTCAGGGGCGCGGTATTGGCAAGGCACTTTTTACGAAAACACTCGCCGCCGCCCAAAGCGCCGGCGCACGCTGCATTGATGCCGCAATCCGCGCCGATAATCAGGGGGGCCTCGCGTTTTACACATCGCTTGGCTTTAGCGATTACAGCAGGCTGCGGGACATACCCCTATCGGACGGCACACTTGTGGACCGGGTTCGCAAAAAGCGGGATGTCTCGGGGTGA
- a CDS encoding HD domain-containing protein, whose amino-acid sequence MKQPRAWQRMLSGRRLDLLDPTPVDIEVEDIAHGLAFVARWNGQTQGDFAYSVAEHSLLVEDIYGRLAPKVPAKWRLAALLHDAPEYVIGDMISPVKAAVGPGYEVLDERLSAAIHIRFGLPAKLPTTIKKQIKKADKISAWMEATQIAGFSAKEANGFFGAPDHSLINGLKIDLRAPKAARQAYIDRHSELLAQL is encoded by the coding sequence ATGAAACAACCACGCGCATGGCAAAGAATGCTTTCGGGTCGCCGGCTCGATTTACTGGACCCGACGCCTGTGGATATCGAAGTCGAAGATATTGCCCATGGGCTGGCTTTTGTGGCACGCTGGAATGGTCAAACTCAGGGCGATTTCGCATATTCCGTGGCCGAACATTCGCTGCTTGTTGAAGATATCTATGGCCGTCTTGCCCCCAAAGTCCCCGCCAAATGGCGGCTTGCCGCGCTGCTGCATGATGCGCCCGAATATGTCATCGGAGATATGATTTCGCCTGTCAAAGCCGCGGTGGGGCCGGGCTATGAGGTACTAGATGAGCGACTTAGCGCTGCAATTCACATTCGCTTTGGTCTGCCCGCCAAACTGCCAACGACGATTAAAAAGCAGATTAAAAAGGCCGATAAAATAAGCGCATGGATGGAAGCCACCCAGATCGCAGGGTTTTCCGCCAAAGAAGCCAATGGATTTTTTGGGGCGCCAGACCACAGCCTTATTAACGGTCTTAAAATTGATCTTCGGGCGCCCAAAGCGGCGCGGCAGGCTTATATTGACCGGCACTCAGAGCTGTTAGCGCAGCTATGA